AATTGTACTGCGCGGAGAATAGGAGCGTATCATGCATATATTGGAAATTAAGGATGTATCTAAAATATACGGCAACGTAAAAGCGCTGCAAAACGTGAGCCTGTCCGTGCGCAAGGGCGAATGGCTGGCGATCGTGGGACCTTCCGGCTCCGGCAAAACCACCATGATGAATATAATCGGCTGTATGGACAAGCCATCAAGCGGCGCGGTGCGGCTGGACGGCGTAGACATATCAAAAGAAAGCGGCGGGTCGCTTACCGCAATCAGGCGCGACAAAATCGGCCTTATTTTTCAACAGTTTCATCTTATCAACTATTTGACCGCGCTGGAAAACGTAATGCTCGCCCAATATTACCATAGCATGCCGGACGAGGAAGAAGCCTTAAAAGCCCTTGCGCGCGTTGGGCTGGAAGACAGGGTGCGCCATCTGCCCAGCCAGCTTTCCGGCGGCGAGCAGCAGAGGGTTTGCATAGCGCGCGCGCTTATCAACTGCCCGGCGCTTATTTTGGCGGACGAGCCGACCGGCAATCTTGACGAAGCCAACGAAGGCGTGGTTTTGGATATTTTCCGCAAACTGCACCGGGAAGGAAGCACGATTATCGTGGTAACGCACGATCCGGAAGTCGCGCGGGAGGCGGAAAGGGTAATCGTCTTGGAACACGGGCGCGTCGCGAAACAAATCTTTAATAAAAATGACGGAGGCGTACCGAATGAACAAGTTAACTGAAATAGCCGCGCAAGCGTGCTTAGTGGCGGCATTGGCGTTCGCGGCAGGCTGCGGCTCCGGCGCCGGCGCCGGCTACAAAGACGGGGTTTACCGGGCGGTCAGCTCCAAAGACCAGCGGGGCGCTTACGGCGAGATAACCATAACCGTCAAAGGCGGCGAAATATCCGACAGCAAATACGTAACCTACCTGAAAGAGGGGGAGGGCAAGATCAAGGATCAGGACTACGGGAAAGTGAACGGCGCGATTTCCAACCGCGATTTTTATAACAAGGCGCAGTTCGCCGTAAAAGCCATGCAGCTTTACAACGACAAGCTAAAGCAAAATAAAACCCCCAAAGGCATAGACGCCCTGAGCGGCGCCACGGAGAGTTACCGGCAGTTTATGGAAGCGGCGGACAAGGCGCTTAAAGCGGCGCAAAAATAACAAGCAACAGGATGGGAAACAGAGCATGGAAAAACTTTCTCCCGCAATGGAAGATTATTTAAAAACCATCTACGGCATAGGCGAGTTCGCTTCCCGAAACCCCATACGCATAAGCGATATAGCGGCGCGCATGGGCAAAAGCAAAGCCAGCGCGTGTTATGCCACTAAGACGCTGCAAGGCAAGGGCCTTTTGACCAAGAGCAAATACGCTACCGTCCATCTTACCGATGCCGGCGCGCGGCAAGCGGAATTTATCCTGAAAAGAAACAGCGTGGTCAGCCGTTTCCTGAAAGAAGTGCTCAAAGTCGCGGACCGGACGGCGGAAACAGACGCCTGCGGCATAGAGCACGTCATAAGTTTTGAGTGTTACCAATCCATCAGCCATTATCTTGATACCGGCGCGGAAAATTGAAACAGCCGCGCCGGCCGGCGCGGCCTCGAAAATATAAACCGGATGCTGGCCGCGCGCTTGCCGCGTCATTGCCGCAGGGCTTGTTCCAGATGGCTGTATTCGACTACTTTGTAAGCTTTGCCGGATTCGCCGTCTATCCCGATCGCCTGTTGCGGACAAAAAGCGGCGCAGTGCTGGCAGCTTACGCAGGTATCGGCGATGTAAAAGCTGCCGTCGGCGTCCTTGCCTATGGACGCGGCGGGGCAAATTTTTTGGCAGAAGCCGCATTTTACGCAATATTTCTTATTTATCTTAAGCGGAAACATTTTCTTAAAAAGCCGCCAGGGCTTATCTTTGCCGGCCAGGTTGTGAAAAAAGCCCGACCAAGGCGCGAAGATCCGTTCCCAGCGGCTTTTTCCCGTAAGCAGTTGCCCCGCGAAGTTAGCGGCTTGAACGATGGCTTCTTTGATGACGTTTTGGTTGGAAAGCGATTTGGGGTTAAGGTTTTTGCCGTAATTTGACGGCATCTTCAGCACACGGCTGCCGATCGGCCGGTAGCCTTTATTAACCAGCAGTTTTCTGATCGGCTCTTGCATCCCGAACGAATTGGCGGCCATGCTGCCGACATGAAACGCTTCCCGCCCGTTGCCGGGCGGAAGGCTGCGCAAAAATTCAATTATGAAAGGGTAGGTGGACATACAGGCCACGGGAAAAGCTATCCCCAGCGCCCGCTCCGGCCCGGAAGCGGAAAAACGGCCGATCGGATGAAGCGTTGCCTGGCAGTTGTTGCCGCTTAGGATATCGGCAACGGTTTCCGCCAGCAAAAAAGTGTTCCCGGATCCGGAAAAAACATAAATATCCGCTTGTTTGCTGTCCATAATTCACAGCGCCTGCCTTAATTTTGTGTTGGCAACCAAAAACTCCGCCAGTTCCGGCCGGTTCATTGTATAAAGGTGTACGCCGCGCACGTTGTGTTCGAGGAGATCTTCTATTTGCAGCGAAGCGTACTCCAGCCCGGCTTTTTGCATTTCATCCTGGCTGTGCCCGTATTTGTCCATCAAAAGCCGCAATTTTTTGGGAATGGAAGCGCCGCACAAAGCGCAAATGCGCTCTACTTGTTTTTGGGAAAACACGGGCATGATCCCGGCCGATACGGGCAGCGCGACCGCTGCGCGGTCAAGCTCTTCCAGGAAGCCGTAGAAAAAAGCGTTGTCAAAGAAAATCTGCGTGATCAGAAAATCCACGCCGGCGGCAATTTTTTCCTTTAAGTAAAACAGTTCCAAGGCGCGGTTCGGACATTCCGGATGCCCTTCCGGATAAGCGGCGGCGGCTACGCAAAACCCGCCGGACGACTTGATCCTTTCCACCAGGTCCTTGGCGAAAATCTTGCCGGCCAGCATGGGGTAACCGAAGGGCGGATCGCCGACGGGCGGGTCGCCGCGCAGGGCGAGTACATTGCGCAGGTGGCGTTCCTTGAGGGCTTCCAATATGTCGTCCGTTTCTTTTGGGCTGCTGGCGATACAAGTAAGGTGCACGAGCGCCGCTATGCCGCAGGCGGCTATATGTTCGGCTATTTCCATGGTACACCCGCGATGTACGCCGGCCGCGCCGTAAGTTACGCTGATAAAGTCGGGCCGCAAAGCCGACAGCCTGTTTATAGCGTCCAGCACAGGCGCAAACGGCGCATCTGGTTTGGGGGGGAATATTTCAAAGGATACGGTGGTGGGTTTGCGCAGAAAAATTTCCGCTATTTTCATTATTGTGGTCGGCACCTCGCTATAATTAAAATCCCGATCGCCAGAGGGCGCCGCCGGCAGCCGCCCGGATGCAAAGCGGACAAATATTTGCGCCGCACGGCCTATGTATGCTAATATTAGCTCAAATAGCGCCAAGTGTCAACAGCGGCCTTGTTCGGTACGCGAAAAACATAAAAAAAGGTGGTTCCATGCAAAATAGTGTGGTCATATATACGGACGGTTCCTGCCTTGGCAATCCGGGGCCGGGCGGCTATGCCGCGATATTGCGCTACGGCGCGCAAGGCCGCGAATTGTGGGGGGGCGAGAGGCAAACCACCAACAACCGCATGGAGCTGACCGGCGCGGTACGGGCGCTGGAACAGCTTTCCCGCCCTTGCCGCGTCGATATTTATATTGACAGCCAGTATGTGCTGAACGGCTTTGTCAAAGGCTGGATAGCGCAGTGGAAGAAGAAGGGATGGAAAACCGCCGGCAACAAGCCGGTCAAAAACAAGGATCTATGGGAGAAGCTGGACGGGCTGAGTGCGCGGTTCGAGATCGCCTGGCATTATGTTCCCGGGCACCAAGGGCAAAAGGAAAATGAGCGCTGCGACGAACTGGCGCGCAAAGCCGCGCAAAAAGCGGGAACTGACGGGGACTTTTTCTTGCTGGGCGAGCATTTTTCCTCTTGAGCGCGCTTTGAGCAATCGGCGGCAACATTTGCGCATTGCCCGGCCTTTGACTGCCGGGCATCTAATGGCATATAATTTCCTTGGGCAGCCAGCGGCGCAAACATTGCGACATTTTGCCCTGTTCGATCGGTTTTGACACAAAGTCGCTGAAACCGGCTTTTTTAAACACTTCAACCGAACCATGCATTACGTTGGCGGTGAGCGCCACTACCGGCGCCTCGGCGTAATAGCCGCCGAGGGCGCGCAGCCGCCGGGTGGTCTCTATTCCGTCCATGCCTGGCATCATTTGATCCATGAAGATGACGTCGTATTGTTTTTTTTGCAAAAATTCCAGCGCCTTGGCGCCGGATTCGGCCAAATCCGGCGCGATGCCGTATTCTGCCAGTACCGCCTCGGCCACCATCAAATTTACGTCAATGTCGTCCACTACCAGCACTTTGGCCGCCGGCGCCGAAAAATACAACGCTTCCGCTTCTTCGGTTTTTTCCGCGCCGGGCGCCCAAGGCAGCAGCACGGTAAAGACGGAGCCTTTTCCGTGTGCGCTTTCGGCGCTTATGCTGCCGCCCATGGCGGCGCACAGCCTTTCGGAAATAGCCAGCCCCAGGCCCGTGCCGGCTATGCCATTTTTCTTCCGCAGGTCAAGCTGTTCAAAAGGCGAAAAGATTTTATCAATGTCTTCGTCCTTTATCCCGATCCCCGTATCTTTGACTCTAAAACACAGGCGTTCGCCGAAGAGCGTAACCGCAAGTTCTATCCTGCCCGCGTTTGTGTATTTTACGGCATTGGTTAAGACATTGACGATAATCTGCCGCATTTTTTTTTCGTCGCCGCAAATATGCCGCGGAAGGTCCGGCGACAGGAAAAGGGAAAAGGAAAGCCCTTTTTGCCGGGCGGACGCTTCCGCATCGGCGGAAAGGCCGCAGATAAATTCTTTTAGATCGAAATCGACCGGTTCGACGGTTATTTCTCCGGCGTCAATTTTGGAAAAATCCAGTATGTCATTTATAATTGTAAGCAGAGCGCGCGAAGACATTTTCATGGTGTTCAGGTAAATTTTTTGCTTCTCGGACAGCGGTTCCCGGGCAATCGAATCGTGCAAGCCAATGATCGCGTTCATCGGCGTCCGTATTTCATGCGACATGGTGGCGAGAAATTCGGATTTCACCCGGCTGGCCTTCTCCGCCATTTCCTTGGCGGCCGTAAGCTCGGTGGAATCGTGCATCAGGACAAGGACGCCGTCAAATTCCTTCTCCTCGTTGGCCAAAGAAGCCACGACTATTTCGTAATTGCGCCCGTTGGCCGACAGGTTAAGGCGGCGGCGGCGACATTCAAAAGGCTGCCCGGTGCAGACCGCGCTGCTTATTGCCGCCAGCAGGTCGGCGCGAAAGCCGGCGCAAAAATACCGCTCGGCAATCGAGGAAAAATCACGGCCGGTAAGGATCGGCGTATCTTTTATGCCCAGCAGGGGGGCGATGGAATTTGTCCCCATGATATATTTCATGTTTTTATCGAGTATGAAAATAATGTCGGGGCAATGGGACAAAAACAGCTTGTTGTATTTTTCCTGCTTGATTTTGTCCGCCAGCATCATTTTGCCGATATTCATTTGTATATTCATGTGGACCCGAATGGATTCGGTAAGCTTTTCATCGGCGCGCATTTTGCGGACAAGTTTTTTGTTCTCCGCTTCCAGGGCGCGCATATTTTTCATTAACTGCTCGTATTCTTCCTTGTTGACAGTTTCGTCCATAATTTTCTTCCCTGCGCCTGTTATTCGTAGTTTACAATGTCCCCCGGTTAATTTATGGCTTATTTGCGCCGGGGCGCGGCATATTGATCCGGCATCAAAGAATGCAAGCGACTAGCGAATAATTATGGTATCGGTTGGTTACCGAATCCTTGGTCCTTGAAGTGGGGCAAATTTCGCCGCCGGAATAGGCTACCATATAAGGCGTGCCGCTGTTAATGGTTTCGGCTATGAGGTTCAATTCTTTAAGCGGCTCCGCGCCCAAAGACAGGCGGCGGCCAAGGCAGGAAAATATGATGAGCGCCTGGATGTCCTTTTCGGCGTTTATTTTTTTGATCATTTCCTTGCTGGTGGCAAGAATGTCTTCGCTTTCAAAAATCCCCAGTTTAAAGGTGGAGTTTTGATACATGTCGCCCCGGCAAACCGCGAAACCGTTTTCATCAAGGCCGATCAGCTCGTAGACGACCGGCACTGCGTCGTAATCTTCCCTGCCTTTAAAATCAAGCACAAAAGGCAAAAACTGCAGGCCCGGGTCAAGCGCGCCTTCTTTGGCCAGCCCGATGCTTTCAAAATATTCGTAGGCGCGCATGTCGTTTATTTCCATAATCACATTGTCTTTTGATTTAGTGATTTCGCCGCCGTAAGGCAGCATCTTTTCCCCGGAAATAGTGGCAATGAAAAAGCGCGGCGCCACATTGCCGCCGACAAGAATAAAAGAAACGGCTTCCTTGGAACTGTTGCCTTCGCTGATGGTCAGGCAATCGGTAAACTCAGGCAGGTCGTCCACGGCGAAAGTGCCGAAGACGGGCGTGTTTGGGCACAACCTGGTATAAGCGTCCAAATAACGGTTGCCGGATATTTCCATGTGCTGCGGCGGGAAAAGCAGGATCATTTCCAAAGCGGCGCCGAGGCGCTTGGCCGCTTCCGCGTAAGACGACTCGGCTGCCGCCAAAATATTGTCTTTGTTGATCGGCCCGCTTGCCCCCACGGAGAAAAAGACGTCGTCCGAGGTCAGAACCATGAGCGTAAGGACAAGCCTCCCTGTTTCGCCGTTTATTGACTGCGCCATGGTCGTGGCGCCGGCGATCGGGAAGGGCAGCCCGGCGCAGACGGCTTTTACCATGCCCGTCCTGATAAATTCCGGGTCGCACATGAGGATGCCTACCGTGTTTTTCATCAGCACAATTTGGCTTTTTAACTGTTCCCTAAGTTCCGACAGCGCCAGTTCGGCATCGTCTAATTCATAGGTAAATATTGCTGCGGTTTTGAGCATTTGTGAAACGCCTCCCTTAAAAAATCTTCTCATGAACCAATTGCGCATACCTTGGGTTTTGGCCGCGCCTGTAAGCTAAAGAATGCAGGCGATCAGCGCGTAATTGTGGAAACGGTTTACCAGCGCGCCCGCGCCGTCGGGAACGGGACAGATTTCGCCGCCGGTGCAGGCGATCATATAAGGCGTGCCCCTGCTGACGGTTTCGGCTACGAGATACAGCTCCGCAAGCGGCTCGTTGCGCAAGGACAAGCGGCGCGCGGCACAGGAAAACATGATGATCGCTTGGATAGGTTGCGCGGCGTTTAATTTTTCTATCAAATTTTGGCTTGTGCCGAGGATGTACTCGTTAGGGAAAATGGCTACCTCAAATGTGGAATTTGCGCTTAAATCCTCCTGGCAGATAGCGAAGCCGCTTTGGTCAAAATAACACACTTCGTTAAGGATCGGCGGATCGTCGGGGCCTTTGCGCTTCTCGCGATCCATCGCCAAGAGCAGGAACCGTAATCCGGCGGCCAACGCTCCGCCTTTGGCCAACCCGAACTTTGTGAAGTGGTCCACGGCCAGCGCGCCGTTTACTTCCATGAGGACATTGCCGCGGCATTTTGTTATTTTACTGTGGGCGCAGGCCATTTTCTCTTCGGAAACATTGGTGATGAAAAACCGCGGCGCTACGTTGCCGCCGATGAGAATAAAGGCAATAGCGTCTTCGGATGCGCTGCCGTTGCTGATGGTCAGGCAGTCCGTAAACTTAGGCAGATCGTCCATGGCAAAGGCGCCGAAAACAGGGACATCCGGGCACAATACAGAAAAGGCATCCACATAGATATTGCCTGGCGTTCCCAAGCTAAACGGCGAAAAAAGCATGATCATTTCCGGTTTTGCGCCAAGGCGCCCGGCTGCTTGCGCGTATGGCAGCTCGGCGTTGGCGAAAACATCGCCCTTGTTGCTGGCCGTGGCGCTCGTGCCTACGGCAAAAAAGACATCGTCCGAGGTCAGCACCATAAGCGTGAGGAGAAGCCGCCCGACTTCGCCGCTTACCGATTGCGCCACGGAAGTCATGCCGGCAATCGGAAAGGGCAGCCCGGCGCAAATGGTTTTTGCCACGCCGCTTTTGACAAATTCCGGGTCGCATATAAGGATTCCCACCGTGTTTTTCATCAGCTCCACCTGGTTTTTCAGCTGATTTTTCACCTCGGCCAGCGCCCGTTCGGCGTCATCCAAATCATAGGTGTACATCGTCGCGGTTTTAACCATTTTCAATATGTCCTCCTAAATCGGAATGTTGCCGCAAACCGGCAAACAACACCCGGCAGATGGAAAAACATCATCTTGTCTGGCCGTTTCCGT
This Acidaminococcales bacterium DNA region includes the following protein-coding sequences:
- a CDS encoding ABC transporter ATP-binding protein; the encoded protein is MHILEIKDVSKIYGNVKALQNVSLSVRKGEWLAIVGPSGSGKTTMMNIIGCMDKPSSGAVRLDGVDISKESGGSLTAIRRDKIGLIFQQFHLINYLTALENVMLAQYYHSMPDEEEALKALARVGLEDRVRHLPSQLSGGEQQRVCIARALINCPALILADEPTGNLDEANEGVVLDIFRKLHREGSTIIVVTHDPEVAREAERVIVLEHGRVAKQIFNKNDGGVPNEQVN
- a CDS encoding FMN-binding protein encodes the protein MNKLTEIAAQACLVAALAFAAGCGSGAGAGYKDGVYRAVSSKDQRGAYGEITITVKGGEISDSKYVTYLKEGEGKIKDQDYGKVNGAISNRDFYNKAQFAVKAMQLYNDKLKQNKTPKGIDALSGATESYRQFMEAADKALKAAQK
- a CDS encoding metal-dependent transcriptional regulator; the encoded protein is MEKLSPAMEDYLKTIYGIGEFASRNPIRISDIAARMGKSKASACYATKTLQGKGLLTKSKYATVHLTDAGARQAEFILKRNSVVSRFLKEVLKVADRTAETDACGIEHVISFECYQSISHYLDTGAEN
- a CDS encoding EFR1 family ferrodoxin (N-terminal region resembles flavodoxins. C-terminal ferrodoxin region binds two 4Fe-4S clusters.), with the translated sequence MDSKQADIYVFSGSGNTFLLAETVADILSGNNCQATLHPIGRFSASGPERALGIAFPVACMSTYPFIIEFLRSLPPGNGREAFHVGSMAANSFGMQEPIRKLLVNKGYRPIGSRVLKMPSNYGKNLNPKSLSNQNVIKEAIVQAANFAGQLLTGKSRWERIFAPWSGFFHNLAGKDKPWRLFKKMFPLKINKKYCVKCGFCQKICPAASIGKDADGSFYIADTCVSCQHCAAFCPQQAIGIDGESGKAYKVVEYSHLEQALRQ
- a CDS encoding methylenetetrahydrofolate reductase, producing the protein MKIAEIFLRKPTTVSFEIFPPKPDAPFAPVLDAINRLSALRPDFISVTYGAAGVHRGCTMEIAEHIAACGIAALVHLTCIASSPKETDDILEALKERHLRNVLALRGDPPVGDPPFGYPMLAGKIFAKDLVERIKSSGGFCVAAAAYPEGHPECPNRALELFYLKEKIAAGVDFLITQIFFDNAFFYGFLEELDRAAVALPVSAGIMPVFSQKQVERICALCGASIPKKLRLLMDKYGHSQDEMQKAGLEYASLQIEDLLEHNVRGVHLYTMNRPELAEFLVANTKLRQAL
- the rnhA gene encoding ribonuclease HI; translation: MLILAQIAPSVNSGLVRYAKNIKKGGSMQNSVVIYTDGSCLGNPGPGGYAAILRYGAQGRELWGGERQTTNNRMELTGAVRALEQLSRPCRVDIYIDSQYVLNGFVKGWIAQWKKKGWKTAGNKPVKNKDLWEKLDGLSARFEIAWHYVPGHQGQKENERCDELARKAAQKAGTDGDFFLLGEHFSS
- a CDS encoding response regulator; translated protein: MDETVNKEEYEQLMKNMRALEAENKKLVRKMRADEKLTESIRVHMNIQMNIGKMMLADKIKQEKYNKLFLSHCPDIIFILDKNMKYIMGTNSIAPLLGIKDTPILTGRDFSSIAERYFCAGFRADLLAAISSAVCTGQPFECRRRRLNLSANGRNYEIVVASLANEEKEFDGVLVLMHDSTELTAAKEMAEKASRVKSEFLATMSHEIRTPMNAIIGLHDSIAREPLSEKQKIYLNTMKMSSRALLTIINDILDFSKIDAGEITVEPVDFDLKEFICGLSADAEASARQKGLSFSLFLSPDLPRHICGDEKKMRQIIVNVLTNAVKYTNAGRIELAVTLFGERLCFRVKDTGIGIKDEDIDKIFSPFEQLDLRKKNGIAGTGLGLAISERLCAAMGGSISAESAHGKGSVFTVLLPWAPGAEKTEEAEALYFSAPAAKVLVVDDIDVNLMVAEAVLAEYGIAPDLAESGAKALEFLQKKQYDVIFMDQMMPGMDGIETTRRLRALGGYYAEAPVVALTANVMHGSVEVFKKAGFSDFVSKPIEQGKMSQCLRRWLPKEIICH
- a CDS encoding FIST C-terminal domain-containing protein — translated: MLKTAAIFTYELDDAELALSELREQLKSQIVLMKNTVGILMCDPEFIRTGMVKAVCAGLPFPIAGATTMAQSINGETGRLVLTLMVLTSDDVFFSVGASGPINKDNILAAAESSYAEAAKRLGAALEMILLFPPQHMEISGNRYLDAYTRLCPNTPVFGTFAVDDLPEFTDCLTISEGNSSKEAVSFILVGGNVAPRFFIATISGEKMLPYGGEITKSKDNVIMEINDMRAYEYFESIGLAKEGALDPGLQFLPFVLDFKGREDYDAVPVVYELIGLDENGFAVCRGDMYQNSTFKLGIFESEDILATSKEMIKKINAEKDIQALIIFSCLGRRLSLGAEPLKELNLIAETINSGTPYMVAYSGGEICPTSRTKDSVTNRYHNYSLVACIL